The following proteins come from a genomic window of Oncorhynchus mykiss isolate Arlee chromosome 19, USDA_OmykA_1.1, whole genome shotgun sequence:
- the LOC110498560 gene encoding sporozoite surface protein 2, which translates to MKLQTVTVLVCLFGASLSLPLYQQQIGILASNSNEILRFNGLTLTGVGFGQTQMQASPFMPQYVIQQQPELGLPQMVNFNPQVGGPFGPQKMFPTQGNQLPPVLYTNAQQEHPGAPQDPNNPNIQINPQQPQNPAQGVPQFPQYYPSFSFSQQPRMQGYPYYTSYGYPNYPQPNQNNQVNGQNQQNSEKTPQKPQLPLQAAQPQAPGNTWPKRFQTEAANPPPDHRGDTVDPGIDEGRPNFSFLFEP; encoded by the exons ATGAAGCTGCAGACTGTAACTGTTTTGGTCTGCCTTTTTGGTGCTAGCCTTTCACTTCCT TTATATCAACAGCAAATTGGAATCCTAGCAAGTAACAGCAATGAG ATCTTGCGATTCAATGGACTGACCCTGACAGGTGTAGGCTTTGGGCAAACACAAATGCAG GCGTCTCCGTTCATGCCCCAGTACGTGATCCAGCAGCAACCTGAACTGGGTCTCCCCCAGATGGTGAACTTTAACCCCCAGGTGGGAGGCCCTTTCGGCCCCCAGAAGATGTTCCCTACACAGGGGAACCAGCTGCCCCCCGTGCTGTACACCAATGCCCAACAGGAGCATCCTGGGGCCCCCCAGGACCCCAACAACCCCAATATCCAAATTAACCCCCAGCAACCTCAAAACCCTGCACAG GGGGTTCCCCAGTTTCCTCAGTACTACCCATCCTTTTCATTTTCCCAGCAACCAAGAATGCAG GGCTACCCCTACTACACGTCTTATGGTTACCCCAACTACCCCCAGCCTAACCAGAACAACCAGGTGAACGGGCAGAACCAGCAGAACTCGGAGAAGACCCCTCAGAAACCACAGCTCCCACTACAG GCTGCCCAACCTCAGGCACCAGGAAAC ACATGGCCTAAAAGATTCCAGACAGAGGCTGCCAACCCTCCACCAGATCACCGTGGAGACACAGTTGACCCTGGCATAGACGAG GGTCGTCCCAACTTCTCATTCCTGTTTGAGCCATAG